Genomic DNA from Hyalangium minutum:
GAGATAATTGGCCCATGCTTGCCAGAACTCGGGCTGATCGGGCGATCCGGTGATGGGCACATCGAGCGCCGTCGTCGCGTGGCTGAATGGACGACCGTGCAGCAAGGTTTGAATCACGTCCCTCCGAGTCGGGACGGGGAGCGGGTCCTGTCTCTTGCCGACCACGAAGACGATGAGCGGCCCCTGCACGGCCTGCTCCGCTGCCTGGAGCAGAAAGGAATGCCCCAGGTGCGGAGGGTTGAAGCGCCCCAGCACCAGCGCGCCGCCCGCGCGCTTGGAGGGCTGCGGGGTCACGAGGCTGCGAGTCCGGTGGTGCCAGAACGCGACCGACTCCTGCGAGCCCAGGTCGTCACGTGACGCGCCGATGAAGCGATCGGATTCGGAGGGCTCCCACCCGGAGCCGTACCACGCGTCGATCTCAAGTCCCATGGGTGCCTCCTGGCGTGGCTGCAGGTGTACCGTGAGCCAGCACTTCCTTGGATCTCTACATGCTCTGGGGGCTCTCGGCGAGCGGGGGGAGCCCTCCGCGCTCGCGCTCCTCGTTTCGAGTCGTGGTAAGCACTTGGGCCAATATCCATTGACTGACGCTCTGGGTAGAGAGTGCCGTATCCTGAGGGCTTTCAAAGAGCGCCTGATGCGTCGATTCCTATCCAAAGCCGTTGTCATGTCCGCGTCGGGGAGCGGTTTCACCTCGGCGTGGGCGCGGGGGCGGGCCTGCAGCGCCATCCGGGCACCCCGACGTTCCGCCTGCTTGTCCGCATGTCCTATGACGCCCTCCGCGCCAGCCCCCCGCCCCCGCCGCCCGCCGACGCACGCGTCCGCCTGGAGCGTCCTCCCGAAAAGCCTGCTCTGCGTGGGAGTCCACCTCATGCTCCTGCTTGTGGCGAGCGCGTGTGGCTCCGCATCCCCAGGCTGCGAAGCCGCTTCCTTCAGGGGAGCGGAGCTGCAGCGCTGCGCCAGCCCTCGCTGGGAGCCTGTTCCTCAGCACGGAGACCTCCCTCCCTCCCTCTGGGAGGCGGGCGCCTCGTTCGCCCGGACAGAGGGTGACCGCGAGGTCGTCTATCGCTTCGGCGGCCAGCGTGAGAACTTCCCCAACGACTTCACCGTCAACGACTTCTATGCCTTGGACGTCTCCACGGCCACGTGGACGAAGCTGACCACACCGGAGACGCCCGCCGCGCGTGCCGACACCCTGCTGATGCCCGGCCCGTGCAGTGAATGCGTAAGCATCGTGGGCGGGCGGGGCCGGTTCCGGACGGGCTCGGACCTGATGTTCCCCGAGATGTGGACCTACGACACGCAGGGACAGCGCTGGCACAGCGTGCCGGCGGAAGCGCTGGGAGACACGTTCGCCGTCCGGCGCTCCTCCGCCCTGGTGGTGGAAGTGCCGGAGGCAGGCTCTTCCAAGAAGACGGCCATCTACGCGGTGGGGGGGGTGGGCAACACGCTCTCACGCTTCGCCACGACGTCCACCGGCCTTCGCAATGATGTCGCCGTCTATGGCCAGGACACGGGCTGGAGGCTCGTCCCCACTTCCGGAGAAAAGCCAGCCCCTCGGGCCTGGGTCGTCGGTGGATACGATCCCGACAGCCACGCGCTGCTGGTGTTCGGCGGCTACCGGCTTGGGGCTGATCAGGGGCCCTCGACACCGGCCGGGGAGCTGTTCGGTCCGACGAATTATGAGAACGACCTGTGGTCCTTGAGCCTGGAGACGCTCACGTGGACCCAGCTCCACCCCACGGGTCCCCTGCCCGCACCGCGCGACAACGCCGTGGCTTTCTTCGACACCCTCCGGGGTGGCTTGGTCGTCTTCGGGGGCCAGCGCTTCGACGGCCTCTCCAGCGACCTGTGGTTCTACTCGGTGCGGGACAATCAATGGACCGAAGTGGCCCTGGACCCCGCTTCCGTTCCTCCGGCGCGCGTCGGAGGCATCGCGTTCCTGCGAGAGACGTCCGCCGCCTACGAGCTCTACTTGAACGGGGGGGCCACGTCCGACGGCGGCCAGAGCGCGTTCCTCGACGATCTCTGGAAGCTGTCCTGGGCGAAGCCCTGATCCGCGGCGCACTCGGTCCCATATCCACTGCCGCACGTTCCCGTGCGGCCATGGCCCAAATCGTGCGGTTCCAACACAACGCAATACAGGGAGTAAGTATGAGTGATTTGGGGAAGCCGTTTTCACAAGCAGTGGTCGGATTGCTTGCGACAGTGCTCAGCACGGGCGTCGCACACGCACAAGTCAATGCCTATGTCGCCAATTCAGGCAACAGCTCGGTGCGGATTATCGACACGGTCACCCATACCGAGACAGGTAGCATCTCAGGGACGGGCTCCCGGAATCTCCGGCTGAGCGCCGACAGCAGGCGCCTGTTCTCGGTGTCCTCCAACGCGGTGCAGATCATCGACACGACAACGAACACGGTGCTCGCCAGCGTTCCCACGGGCAACATCGTGACGGCGGTGGCTGCCACCAACAGGGGGACCCTCTATGCGTGCAACAACGGTAGCGGCACCGTCTCTGTCATCGATCTGGCCACCAACACGGTCGTCTCGACGATCTCGATGTCTTGCTCAGCCTTGGAGAGCACCCCGGACGGGGAATCCGTCTGGGTCGCGACCGCCGGTCCTTCGATCGCTGTCTTTGACACAGCCACGAACACGGTGGTGGCGACCTTCAACCTGCCCGGGCATGGGGCCAATTCTCCCACCTGGCTCGCGTTCTCACCTGATGGGGACTTCGCGTACGCGGCGTTCTTTAGCGACAACGTCGTGACGGTGATGGACACGGCGACTAAAACGGAGATAGCCGCCGTGACGGTAGGTTCGGCCCCTGTCTACGTCGCCGTCAAACCGGGCGGGGACGAGCTCTACGTGCCCAACCTGTTGGCCAACACCGTGTCAGTGATCAACTCGGCAACGCTGAGCGTGGTGGCCACGGTGCCGGTGGGCACGCAGCCGCGAGTCGTGGCGTTCTCGTCGGACGGGGCTCGCGCGTATGTGACGAACTACAACAGCAACAACATCTCGGTGATCGACACGGCGACACGCACGGTGACGACGATCTCGGCCTCGTCTCGGCCTTGGGGCATTGCCATCATGGGCGACAACGACCATGACGGCATCGGGCAGACCATCGACAACTGTCCATCCGTGGCGAACGCCGATCAGGCGGACACGGACAATGACCAACTCGGCGACGCGTGCGACCCAGACGACGACAACGACAGCGTGCTGGATGCCAGCGACAACTGCCCGCTGGTGGCCAACGCGGATCAGGCCAACAATGACCAGGACGCGAGCGGCGATGTCTGTGACACGGACGACGACAACGACAGCGTGTTGGACGCCAGCGACAACTGCCCGCGGGTGGCCAACGCGGATCAGGCCAACAGCGACCAGGACACCAGCGGCGACGCGTGTGACGCGGACGACGACAACGACAGCGTGCTCGACGGGACGGACAACTGCCCGCGGGTGGCCAACGCGGATCAGGCCAACGCCGACAGTGACAGCGAGGGCGATGCCTGCGATCTCGACGACGACAACGACGGCGTGGCGGACGCCAGCGACAACTGCCCGCGGGTGGCCAACACGGATCAGGCTGACAAGGATGGTGACGGCGTGGGCAACGCCTGCGACAGCGACTTCCCGGGGCATACACCTCCCGGCGAGCCCGACAGCGGGTGCGGTTGCTCCACGGGTTCGGTGCCGAGCGCGCTGTTGTTCTGGTTGGCGGGGCTCGTCCTGGTCCGGCGCCGGCGTCAGCAGTAAGGGCCATGCCTCTCGGGAGGGAGGCCAGGCACATGTCGCGTTTGGTAGGGGCTCCGGTGCGGTGACGTTCACCCAACTGGGCCCCCATCCCTCTCTATGCGT
This window encodes:
- a CDS encoding thrombospondin type 3 repeat-containing protein translates to MLATVLSTGVAHAQVNAYVANSGNSSVRIIDTVTHTETGSISGTGSRNLRLSADSRRLFSVSSNAVQIIDTTTNTVLASVPTGNIVTAVAATNRGTLYACNNGSGTVSVIDLATNTVVSTISMSCSALESTPDGESVWVATAGPSIAVFDTATNTVVATFNLPGHGANSPTWLAFSPDGDFAYAAFFSDNVVTVMDTATKTEIAAVTVGSAPVYVAVKPGGDELYVPNLLANTVSVINSATLSVVATVPVGTQPRVVAFSSDGARAYVTNYNSNNISVIDTATRTVTTISASSRPWGIAIMGDNDHDGIGQTIDNCPSVANADQADTDNDQLGDACDPDDDNDSVLDASDNCPLVANADQANNDQDASGDVCDTDDDNDSVLDASDNCPRVANADQANSDQDTSGDACDADDDNDSVLDGTDNCPRVANADQANADSDSEGDACDLDDDNDGVADASDNCPRVANTDQADKDGDGVGNACDSDFPGHTPPGEPDSGCGCSTGSVPSALLFWLAGLVLVRRRRQQ
- a CDS encoding kelch repeat-containing protein → MLLLVASACGSASPGCEAASFRGAELQRCASPRWEPVPQHGDLPPSLWEAGASFARTEGDREVVYRFGGQRENFPNDFTVNDFYALDVSTATWTKLTTPETPAARADTLLMPGPCSECVSIVGGRGRFRTGSDLMFPEMWTYDTQGQRWHSVPAEALGDTFAVRRSSALVVEVPEAGSSKKTAIYAVGGVGNTLSRFATTSTGLRNDVAVYGQDTGWRLVPTSGEKPAPRAWVVGGYDPDSHALLVFGGYRLGADQGPSTPAGELFGPTNYENDLWSLSLETLTWTQLHPTGPLPAPRDNAVAFFDTLRGGLVVFGGQRFDGLSSDLWFYSVRDNQWTEVALDPASVPPARVGGIAFLRETSAAYELYLNGGATSDGGQSAFLDDLWKLSWAKP